Within Homo sapiens chromosome 2, GRCh38.p14 Primary Assembly, the genomic segment GTTAGTAATCAAATCCTGTCCTAACTCAGAATTCAATTTTACAACACCATAGCACCTTCCTCCTCTGGTCTCATAAATTAAAGATAgaatagagaaagaggaagagtgggaggatggggaggacagtaggaggaggaggaagaaaatgtactcactttacttttcaaataaaactgCATCTCTCATCCTAATGATTATGGAGGACTTCCTGTTTTCAGCCATTATCACACATTGTTGCTCTTTACTGTGATATTGGAATGCCCTGCAGAACGAAGCAGGAAATCcaataagtatttttctttatttaaagaaaacaaatgtttattaataaatGAGAAATGCTAAAGATCATTGACTATCTTGAGGGACCAGAGAGCTCAGAATTGCTGCCTCTTTCAGTTATTTGGGCATGGCATTGATGAAGTACTGAACAAAATACACCAACGTGGCAGTAAATCTTATCTGCCCTTACCTTCCCTCCctcataattttctctttctttctgtttcaactgttttacttcttcttcactcatcttcttaatttttgtttttgggtcAGAAAGAAGCAACTCTGGTTGCTTTGAACCCATTCCCCAAGATAGTCCATCTCCATGACCTCCCAACTCTGATCAGTTCCCCTGAACCTCTGTCCCACATTCCACCCCACCCTGGCCCCTGACCCCTCCCATCTCCATCCCGTGGTCCTGCTATGGGTGCTCAGTCTGGCATCCATAGCTACTTTCCCAGGCTCATCACCTACACAAAGTCTCTGCTTTAGTCAACTTGATCTCTTAATGGTCCCCCTCAGAAAGTGCAGGGCCGCATCTTCCCCTGCCTTCCTGGTGCTTTTCAAGAGCTCTCTCAACTCCAAACCCAGCTCGGTTCCCACCTCCTCCCTGAGCCTTCTCTAGCTGCCTCAACCTTAGGCACTGTTCTTTCTTCTGGATCTGGGTAGAACATGCATTGATTATGCCTGTAGCTCACTtaggctgtcttttttttttttaacattatatcCAGTCACCTTAAATACTGAAGGGCAGGCACTGGATCTTGTAGCTATAAGTCATTGCTCAGATCTATCTAGGACACTTTCATTCATATGAtcctcaacaaacatttactgatgaTGATGTTAAAAACTGGAGCTCAGAACAATAACTGCTAATGTTTATGTCCGGtgtaaaaacaaataacttcCTTTTAGGGTATTTTTCTAATGAAGACTCCAGTAAACCTTAACAAGAAGCTGTTAGTATGGCTTCACATGCTATGAGCAAATATAGTTCCAAACTCTGGCTCCAtaaatttctctttcctcttaaATCGTTAATAAATTTGTGAGTAAATTACTTGCCATCTGAATTACAGATTTCTGGGTAGGTGCAACGACGATGAAAATACCTGCAGGTGAATTCTTTGTCCTCTTCACATTTTGCTGCACATTCTTCTCTGCTTCCTGCCCCCAGCTGCTTCTTAGTGACACTGAACAGTGAAGGCCCCTGGGTATTCACATAGTCATCCAGGGGCTCTCCTTGACCTAGAGGTGGGAGATCCAAGTGGAATAAATGGTCAGTAAATCAATGCCAATGTCTAATTGTCATGACTTCCTTTTAATCTATTTGGTTAGCATTAACCAAATAAAACTTGCTGTTTACTGGAAGTAGAATGGGTAGCTATGAATCAAAATGTTTAGTTAAGAACACACAGTTGGGCATGTGGACATAAATAAAGATGGCAACTaaagacactggggactaccagagaagggagagagggagcgaggcaagggctgaaaaactacctatttagTAGGTATTtagctcactacctgggtgatgggaatcatttgtaccccaaagcTCAGTGTCACGCAATTTAgtgatgtaacaaacctgcacatgtacccctgactctaaaagttgaaattataaaacaaagaaaaacagtttcATTAACAGATTGCAAGATAGTAAAAGATTAACTGGATTGATAAACAGGTTAGAACTATGGAACCACTACTATGTTACCATATTAGTGGATATAAATCCTTAAACAAGAACAAATTTTATGTTTGCTATCAATTGTGCCATGTCATGAGAGAAGAGTAAGGCACCATCAGTGGCAGTTGTGTTACCAAGATTGATGTTGATTTGTTCATCCCTGGGTAGAAATGGAACTTGGAGGCCATTGTTTGATTTCCTACAATATGCGCTTTGGTTCTGACACTGTCACTTGAACTGGTGGGAAGCATCCTCTGAATGGTCCCTCCTTGAGGCACATAAATTTTGGTGCATAGATGATGGTGGAAATAAACAAGAACTGAACTAAATTATGTTGCCACCTTGGACAAAAATTGGGCAAAACACTGGAGGGTAAGAAGCTCCCCAACAAAGAAGGCCATTTTTGTACTGGGCTGATGACAGTCACACAACACTACTAACTGGGGAGAAATCAGTTTTTCCAAGGTGTTGACAGGTATCTGGATTTCGGAGGAAATTGTAAAAAAGCAGAACCTGGGACAAATACTGGTCTTGGTTTTTCTTTGAGATCAAATCTGAGACAACGAATCTGTCCGAAAGCTGCTTTCTGCCTGGTCGTGGCAGAGGGTGGCCAAGGGGGCCTCAGCTGTGCTCCCACCACAAGGCTACAGGGTGTTCCCTTGTCCTGAGGCTCTTCCGGACATCTGGCTGAGCTTTGGTAGGTCTATTCCAAGCCTGGAGATGCCAGCTCCATCCTTCGCAcagaatgctagtgattttcaCAGGGGTAAGAGGCCAAAAGAGGCTAATAAAATGAAGATAGCCAAGCTCCATGGAATTAGACAACAGGACAACCTTGACCACTTTGAGGGGCGTGGTGGGG encodes:
- the PLGLB1 gene encoding plasminogen-like protein B precursor encodes the protein MEHKEVVLLLLLFLKSGQGEPLDDYVNTQGPSLFSVTKKQLGAGSREECAAKCEEDKEFTCRAFQYHSKEQQCVIMAENRKSSIIIRMRDAVLFEK